In the Natronoglycomyces albus genome, TGGCCAGGTGGCCTCATTACAGGCCCGAGAGTTTCTGCCCCGCGCGAACGACGGCCATCGCCAGGCGCTCGCCTGGGCGCCGGCCCAGCCGCTCCAGCGGCCCGGAGACCGAAATCGCGGCCACCACGCGACCGGTCTTGTCTCGCACAGGGGCTGAGACACTCACGACACCGGCTTCGCGTTCGGCTACCGACTGCGCCCAGCCGCGTCGACGTACTTCGGCCAGCGTCTTGGAGGAGAACCGGCACTTCGGAAGCATCGGGAGAATCGCCTCGGGCGGCTCCCACGCCAACAACACCTGTGCCCCTGATCCGGCGGTCATAGGCAGTACGGCTCCCACTGGCACAGTGTCACGCAGCCCGGAGGCTCGTTCGGCGGCGGCCACACAAATGCGCTCGTCGGCTCGCCGTCGGTATAGCTGGCTGGATTCGCCGGTCTGGTCTCGCAGCATGTTCAAGGCCGGTTCGGCCGAGGCCAAGAGGACATCCGCAGTGGCTCCAGCCAGCTCGGAGAGCTTGGCACCGGGCCTCCAGCGGCCCTCGTGGTCCCTTTGTAGCAGTCCGTGGGCTTCTAGGGCTTGTGCGAGCCGGTGCGCGGTCGCGCGCGGTAGACCCGTCTCGTGGACAAGCTCTGCCAGGCTCGCACCGTTCGTACAGGCAGTGAGGATCAACACGGCCTTGTCGAGAACCCCGACCCCGCTGATATTATTTCCCATAACTTGAACCTTACCGTCCATTATTTGAGAAGCAAAGGGAATGGTACTAGAAATGTCATCTACACCACGCACCCTGGCTGAAAAAGTTTGGGACGCCCACGTGGTTCCCACGCGAAGCGGTCCCGTGGGCACTTCCAGTGACCACGCCACCGACAGTCGTCACCTCGCCGCGGACACCATCCCAACTCAGGACAGTGCTGCCGCAGCGGCTGACGTCGCCGGTGACCGGGCTGAACCCACGGGGGATAACAGCCATAACGGACCCGATCTGCTGTATATAGATCTGCATCTGTTGCATGAGGTCACCAGCCCGCAAGCGTTCGAAGGCCTGCGAATGTCCGGACGCGATGTCAGGCGAACGGACTTGACCATTGCCACTGAGGACCACAACACGCCCACCGACAACCTCACGACGATCGCCGACCCCACATCGCGCACTCAGATCGAGACCCTGCGCGAAAACTGCGCCGAGTTCGATATCCGCCTCCACCCACTGGGAGACGCCGAACAAGGGGTTGTTCACGTCGTAGGACCGCAACTGGGCTTGACACAGCCGGGGATGACCATCGTCTGCGGCGACTCGCATACCTCGACGCACGGGGCGTTCGGGGCGCTGGCGTTTGGCATTGGCACCAGTGAAGTCGAACATGTGCTGGCCACCCAGACCTTGCCTCAGCAACGTCCGAAAACCATGGCGGTCACGGTCAACGGGCGGCTGCGACCCGGGGTCAGTGCTAAGGATCTTATTTTGACGCTCATCTCAACGGTTGGGACGGGGGCCGGTCGTGGTCACATAGTGGAATATCGGGGGGAGGCCATCACGTCTCTCACCATGGAAGAGCGCATGACGGTGTGCAACATGTCGATCGAGTGGGGTGCCAAGGCCGGGCTGATCGCACCCGACGACACGACATTCGCGTATCTGCGCGGTCGTCAACACGCCCCCGAAGGCGCCGCATGGGACACGGCCGTAGAACACTGGCGCACCTTGCGCACCGACCGCGATGCCCAGTTCGACGCCGAAGTGGTCCTCGACGCGACCCAGATCCGTCCCTTTGTCACCTGGGGCACAAACCCAGGCCAAGGCATCGCCTTGGACCAAGCCGTCCCGGACCCGGCCGACTTCACCTCCGAATCCGAACGGCAAGCGGCCGAACAGGCCCTGAAGTACATGGACCTCACGCCCGGCCAACAGCTGCGTGAAGTAGACATCGATGTTGTCTTTGTCGGCTCCTGCACCAACGGCCGCATCGAAGACCTGCGCGAGGTCGCGCAAGTGTTGCGCGACCGCAAGGTCAGCGACAGCGTCGAAATGCTGGTCGTTCCGGGTTCGGCCCGGGTACGCCTACAGGCTGAGACCGAAGGGCTGGACCAAATCTTCCTCCAAGCAGGTGCCCAGTGGCGTTTCGCGGGCTGTTCGATGTGTTTGGGGATGAACCCGGATCAGCTGCGACCAGGCCAGCGTGCCGCGTCCACGTCGAATCGCAATTTCGAAGGACGCCAAGGACGCGGGGGACGCACGCACTTGGTCAGCCCGGCAGTCGCGGCGGCAACTGCCGTTGCGGGACACCTAGCCTCACCCAGTGACTTGCCGCAGCGGCAACCTCTCGCCGCCTAAACAGTGACCGGTCCTAGACGGGCGCACCAGGCCGCGCCCCGCAGACAGTGCGCTCGATAGCGCAGAGGAGTTCATCATGCAAAAGTTCAATGTGCACACTGGGCAGGCGGTGGCCCTACGGCGTTCCAACGTCGATACCGACCAGATCATCCCGGCGGTCTACCTCAAACGAGTGGCCCGCACCGGCTTCGAGGACGCCTTGTTCGCCTCCTGGCGCGACGACCCCGAATTCGTGTTCAACCGGCCCGAATCGGCTTCGGCGACGATTCTGGTGGCGGGAGAGGAATTCGGCACCGGCTCGTCGCGCGAGCATGCCGTCTGGGCATTGCAGGACTGGGGTTTCCGCGCCGTGATAGCCCCATCGTTTGGCGACATCTTCCGCAATAACGCCCTCAAGGGTGGTCTCTTGACGGTGGAACTGCCGCACGAGGCAACCGAACAACTATGGGAGGTGGTCGAATCGGACTCTGAGCACCGGATCACCGTTGACCTTCTCGAGTGCCTGGTCCGTGCCGCAGAGCGGTCGTGGTCGTTCACGATCGACAACTTTGCCCGACAACGGCTTCTCGAAGGGCTAGACGACATCGCGTTGACGCTGCGGCGGCAAGGCGACATCGATTCCTTCGAACAGGGGCGCGCTCCGTGGTTGCCTCAGACCCTCCAGAGGGCCTAAGAGCTCCTAATAGGTTTCGCTTCCTACTGCGGTGGTGTGCTGTCGCGCCTGGCCGCGTTGTCGGCCCTTGTTTAGATCCAGCGGGTACGAACAAGAACCTCCGCCTCCCCAGGCACTGACAACACACCATCCTCGCTGCGGCTCAAACCAGTGAGGAGCTCCAAGACACACACACCTAACCGGGAATTCCGCAGGCGGCCCACGATGGACACGCCGGGCCGAATCCCCTCTCCCAGACCCGCTTCTGAGTCGGGTCCCACTCGCCTAATCGGACCCTCCCACGCGGCAAAGACAGTGCGTGGGAGGGTCCGTTATTGCGAGAAATACCGCCCCACAGGCACTTTGGCGAACAGAAAAGTCGCATTAAATATAAAAATCTTTGCGACACAATGGTTTTTTTCTCGATATAGTTGCGTTCCGAATATAAACGCCATAACGTGCGCAATGAGGCGTGTTAAACGCCATCGCAGTATCGGGAGGGAAGTACACGTGAACAAGGCAGAATTCGTAGCCAAAGTGGCTGCGCGAACCGGGGACAAGAAGGCGGCGCAAGAGGTACTCGATGTTGCGCTGGACGAAATTCAACGCGCCGTTTCCAAAGGACAGAAGGTTTCCTTCGCCGGATTCGGAGTCTTCGAGAAGCGCGCCCGTGCCGCACGTATGGCCCGCAACCCTCGAACGGGGGAAGCTGTTCGTGTCAAGAAGACCAACGTCCCGGCCTTTAGGCCCGGCCAGAACTTCAAAGAACTCGTCACCGGGCAGCGCAAAGCCGCCAAGGTGGCCAAGAAAGCCGCCAAGAAAGCACCGGCAAAGACAGCGGCTAAGAAGACCACCGCGAAGAAGGCCACCAAAAAGACCGCTCGAGGGGCGGCCGCTGGCACCCGCAAGGTGGCCACTCGCAAGGTAGGTGCCACAAAGAAGGCCGCCAAGAAGGCACCGGCGAAGACCGCGAAGAAGGCCGCGGCCAAGAAGACCGCCAAGAAGGCCGCGGTAAAGAAAACCACTCGCAAAGCCGCGAAAAAAGCCACACGGAAGGTCGCGCGCAAGACCACAGCCACGAGTGCGGCGAAGAAGGCTGGGGCTCGCAAGAAA is a window encoding:
- a CDS encoding IclR family transcriptional regulator, with the translated sequence MSGVGVLDKAVLILTACTNGASLAELVHETGLPRATAHRLAQALEAHGLLQRDHEGRWRPGAKLSELAGATADVLLASAEPALNMLRDQTGESSQLYRRRADERICVAAAERASGLRDTVPVGAVLPMTAGSGAQVLLAWEPPEAILPMLPKCRFSSKTLAEVRRRGWAQSVAEREAGVVSVSAPVRDKTGRVVAAISVSGPLERLGRRPGERLAMAVVRAGQKLSGL
- the leuC gene encoding 3-isopropylmalate dehydratase large subunit, coding for MSSTPRTLAEKVWDAHVVPTRSGPVGTSSDHATDSRHLAADTIPTQDSAAAAADVAGDRAEPTGDNSHNGPDLLYIDLHLLHEVTSPQAFEGLRMSGRDVRRTDLTIATEDHNTPTDNLTTIADPTSRTQIETLRENCAEFDIRLHPLGDAEQGVVHVVGPQLGLTQPGMTIVCGDSHTSTHGAFGALAFGIGTSEVEHVLATQTLPQQRPKTMAVTVNGRLRPGVSAKDLILTLISTVGTGAGRGHIVEYRGEAITSLTMEERMTVCNMSIEWGAKAGLIAPDDTTFAYLRGRQHAPEGAAWDTAVEHWRTLRTDRDAQFDAEVVLDATQIRPFVTWGTNPGQGIALDQAVPDPADFTSESERQAAEQALKYMDLTPGQQLREVDIDVVFVGSCTNGRIEDLREVAQVLRDRKVSDSVEMLVVPGSARVRLQAETEGLDQIFLQAGAQWRFAGCSMCLGMNPDQLRPGQRAASTSNRNFEGRQGRGGRTHLVSPAVAAATAVAGHLASPSDLPQRQPLAA
- the leuD gene encoding 3-isopropylmalate dehydratase small subunit; this translates as MQKFNVHTGQAVALRRSNVDTDQIIPAVYLKRVARTGFEDALFASWRDDPEFVFNRPESASATILVAGEEFGTGSSREHAVWALQDWGFRAVIAPSFGDIFRNNALKGGLLTVELPHEATEQLWEVVESDSEHRITVDLLECLVRAAERSWSFTIDNFARQRLLEGLDDIALTLRRQGDIDSFEQGRAPWLPQTLQRA
- a CDS encoding HU family DNA-binding protein, which translates into the protein MNKAEFVAKVAARTGDKKAAQEVLDVALDEIQRAVSKGQKVSFAGFGVFEKRARAARMARNPRTGEAVRVKKTNVPAFRPGQNFKELVTGQRKAAKVAKKAAKKAPAKTAAKKTTAKKATKKTARGAAAGTRKVATRKVGATKKAAKKAPAKTAKKAAAKKTAKKAAVKKTTRKAAKKATRKVARKTTATSAAKKAGARKKATRKTAARGRR